Proteins co-encoded in one Marmota flaviventris isolate mMarFla1 chromosome 9, mMarFla1.hap1, whole genome shotgun sequence genomic window:
- the Pcf11 gene encoding pre-mRNA cleavage complex 2 protein Pcf11 isoform X2, with protein sequence MSEQTPAEAGAAGAREDACRDYQSSLEDLTFNSKPHINMLTILAEENLPFAKEIVSLIEAQTAKAPSSEKLPVMYLMDSIVKNVGREYLTAFTKNLVATFICVFEKVDENTRKSLFKLRSTWDEIFPLKKLYALDVRVNSLDPAWPIKPLPPNVNTSSIHVNPKFLNKSPEEPSTPGTVVSSPSISTPPIVPDIQKNLTQEQLIRQQLLAKQKQLLELQQKKLELELEQAKAQLAVSLSVQQETSNLGPGSAPSKLHVSQIPPMAVKAPHQVPVQPEKNRPCPSLQIQDLKGTNRDPRLNRMSQHSSHGKDQSHRKEFLMNTLNQSDIKTSKTVPSEKLNSSKQEKSKSGEKITKKELDQLDSKSKSKSKSPSPLKNKLSHTKDLKNQESESVRLSDMNKRDPRLKKHLQDKTDGKDDDVKEKRKTVEKKDKDEHMKSSEHRLIGSRNKIINGIVQKQDTITEELEKQGIKPGRSSNRKRSRSRSPKSRSPIIHSPKRRDRRSPKRRQRSMSPTSTPKAGKIRQSGIKQSHMEEFTPPSREERNAKRSTKQDVRDPRRMKKTEEERPQETANQHSTKSGSEPKENIENWQSSKSAKRWKSGWEENKSLQQGDEHSKSPHLRHRESWSSTKGILSPRAPKQQHRLSVDANLQIPKELTLASKRELLQKTSERLASGEITQDEFLVVVHQIRQLFQYQEGVREEQRSPFNDRFPLKRPRYEDSDKPFVDSPASRFVGLDTNQRLTALAEDRPLFDGPSRPSVTRDGPTKMIFEGPNKLSPRIDGPPTPGSLRFDGSPGQMGGGGPLRFEGPQGQLGGGCPLRFEGPPGPVGTPLRFEGPIGQAGGGGFRFEGSPGLRFEGSAGGLRFEGPGGQPVGGLRFEGHRGQPMGGLRFEGPHGQPVGGLRFDNPRGQPVGGLRFEGGHGPSGAAIRFDGPHGQPGGGIRFEGPLLQQGVGMRFEGPHGQSVAGLRFEGQHNQLGGNLRFEGPHGQPGVGIRFEGPLVQQGGGMRFEGPSVPGGGLRIEGPLGQGGPRFEGHALRFDGQPGQPSLLPRFDGLHGQPGPRFERTPGQPGPQRFDGPPGQQVQPRFDGIPQRFDGPQHQQASRFDIPLGLQGTRFDNHPSQRLESFNQTGPYNDPPGSAFNAPSQGLQFQRHEQMFDSPQGPNFNGPHGPGNQSFSTPLNRASGHYFDEKNLQSSQFGNFGNLPAPLSVGNIQASQQVMTGVAQPVAFGQGQQFLPVHPQNPGAFVQNPSGALPKAYPDNHLSQVDVNELFSKLLKTGILKLSQPDSATTQVNEVVAQPPPEEEEDQNEDQDVPDLTNFTIEELKQRYDSVINRLYTGIQCYSCGMRFTTSQTDVYADHLDWHYRQNRTEKDVSRKVTHRRWYYSLTDWIEFEEIADLEERAKSQFFEKVHEEVVLKTQEAAKEKEFQSVPAGPAGAVESCEICQEQFEQYWDEEEEEWHLKNAIRVDGKIYHPSCYEDYQNTSSFDCTPSPSKTPVENPLNIMLNIVKNELQEPCESPKVKEERIDTPPACTEESIATPTEIKTENDTVESV encoded by the exons ATCGCTCGAAGACCTGACCTTCAATAGCAAACCGCACATCAATATGCTGACCATTCTAGCCGAGGAGAACCTGCCCTTCGCCAAGGAGATCGTCTCTCTCATCGAGGCCCAAACCGCCAAG GCTCCTTCCTCAGAGAAGCTTCCTGTTATGTACCTTATGGATTCTATCGTGAAAAACGTTGGAAGAGAGTATCTCACTGCCTTTACTAAAAATCTAGTTGCaacatttatttgtgtgtttgaaAAG GTGGatgaaaatactagaaaaagtttatttaagttaCGTTCCACATGGGATGAAATATTCCCTTTGAAGAAACTTTATGCCCTGGATGTCAGAGTCAATTCATTAGATCCTGCTTGGCCTATTAAACCTCTACCCCCTAATGTGAATACATCTAGCATCCATGTGAatcccaaatttttaaataaatcg cctGAGGAGCCTTCAACACCTGGCACAGTGGTCAGTTCCCCCAGCATCTCCACTCCTCCGATTGTTCCTGATATACAAAAGAATCTTACTCAAGAACAACTAATAAGGCAGCAGTtactggcaaagcaaaaacagtTGTTAGAACTTCAGCAGAAAAAGCTGGAGCTTGAGTTAGAGCAAGCTAAGGCACAACTG gcAGTTTCTCTTAGTGTTCAGCAGGAGACATCCAACTTGGGTCCTGGATCAGCACCATCCAAGTTACATGTTTCACAGATTCCCCCTATGGCAGTTAAAGCCCCCCATCAGGTTCCTGTGCAACCTGAGAAAAACCGTCCATGTCCATCCTTACAAATTCAGGATTTGAAAGGAACAAACCGGGATCCTCGTCTTAACAGGATGAGCCAACATTCTTCTCATGGAAAAGATCAGAGTCACAGGAAGGAATTCCTAATGAACACATTGAACCAGTCTGATATTAAGACAAGTAAAACTGTACCCTCTGAAAAACTAAATTCATCCaaacaagaaaaaagtaaatcaggtgaaaaaataaCCAAGAAAGAACTTGACCAATTAgattctaaatctaaatctaaatctaaatcacCATCACCtctgaaaaacaaattatctCACACGAAAGACTTGAAAAATCAAGAATCTGAAAGTGTGAGATTGTCAGATATGAACAAGAGAGatccaagattaaaaaaacatCTTCAAGATAAGACTGATGGCAAAGATGATGAtgtgaaagagaagagaaaaacagtagaaaaaaaggataaagatgaGCACATGAAATCATCTGAACACAGACTGATTggaagtagaaataaaatcataaatggcATTGTACAGAAACAGGATACAATAACAGAAGAATTGGAAAAACAGGGGATAAAACCAGGGAGATCGAGTAATAGAAAGCGTTCACGATCAAGATCACCCAAGTCTCGGTCACCAATTATACATTCCCCAAAGAGAAGAGATAGGCGGTCACCCAAACGAAGGCAGAGAAGTATGTCTCCAACTTCAACACCTAAAGCTGGTAAGATTCGTCAATCTGGAATTAAGCAGTCACATATGGAAGAATTTACACCACCTTCCAGGGAAGAAAGAAATGCTAAGAGAAGTACTAAACAGGATGTTCGAGATCCAAGGCGAATGAAAAAGACTGAAGAGGAACGACCACAAGAAACTGCAAATCAACATTCTACAAAGTCAGGCTCTGAGCCAAAGGAGAATATAGAAAATTGGCAAAGTTCTAAGTCTGCCAAAAGATGGAAATCTGgttgggaagaaaataaaag TTTACAACAGGGTGATGAACATAGTAAATCTCCTCATCTAAGGCATAGGGAGAGCTGGTCAAGCACTAAAGGAATCTTGTCACCTCGAGCCCCAAAGCAGCAGCATCGATTAAGTGTAGATGCCAATCTTCAGATTCCTAAAGAGTTAACTCTTGCAAGCAAAAGAGAATTGCTTCAAAAG ACGAGTGAACGTTTAGCATCTGGTGAAATTACACAGGATGAGTTCCTTGTTGTTGTGCATCAAATTCGACAGCTTTTTCAGTATCAAGAAG gtgtgcGAGAAGAGCAGAGATCGCCATTCAATGATCGTTTTCCACTTAAGCGACCTAGATATGAAGATTCAGATAAACCATTTGTAGATAGCCCAGCATCAAGATTTGTTGGCCTTGATACAAATCAGCGGCTTACTGCTTTAGCTGAAGACAGACCATTATTTGATGGACCTAGTAGGCCATCAGTAACAAGAGATGGCCCAACCAAGATGATTTTTGAAGGACCTAATAAATTAAGCCCTAGAATTGATGGACCTCCTACACCAGGTTCTCTTCGGTTTGATGGGTCACCAGGACAAATGGGGGGAGGAGGCCCTTTGAGATTTGAAGGACCACAAGGTCAGTTAGGAGGTGGGTGTCCTTTGAGATTTGAAGGTCCTCCAGGACCAGTAGGGACACCTCTGAGGTTTGAGGGGCCAATTGGTCAAGCAGGAGGAGGTGGTTTTCGGTTTGAGGGTTCCCCCGGTCTAAGGTTTGAGGGATCTGCAGGTGGTTTGCGATTTGAAGGACCAGGGGGTCAGCCTGTGGGTGGTCTCAGATTTGAAGGACATCGTGGTCAACCTATGGGTGGTCTTAGGTTTGAGGGACCTCATGGTCAGCCTGTGGGTGGTCTTAGATTTGATAATCCCCGTGGTCAACCTGTAGGTGGACTTAGATTTGAGGGGGGTCATGGTCCATCAGGAGCTGCCATTAGATTTGATGGACCTCATGGTCAGCCAGGAGGTGGGATCAGATTTGAGGGGCCTTTGCTACAGCAAGGAGTTGGAATGAGGTTTGAGGGCCCCCATGGTCAGTCAGTAGCTGGTCTGAGATTTGAAGGACAACATAATCAACTTGGTGGAAACCTCAGATTTGAGGGTCCACATGGTCAACCAGGGGTTGGGATCAGGTTTGAAGGACCTTTAGTCCAGCAAGGTGGTGGAATGAGGTTTGAGGGTCCTTCGGTACCAGGAGGTGGCTTGAGAATTGAAGGGCCTCTGGGTCAAGGTGGTCCAAGATTTGAAGGTCATGCTTTAAGGTTTGATGGTCAGCCAGGTCAGCCATCACTCTTGCCAAGATTTGATGGATTGCATGGTCAGCCAGGTCCTAGATTTGAAAGAACTCCTGGTCAGCCAGGCCCACAGAGGTTTGATGGACCACCTGGACAGCAGGTTCAACCAAGATTTGATGGTATACCTCAAAGATTTGATGGTCCACAACACCAGCAAGCATCAAGGTTTGATATTCCTCTCGGTCTACAAGGCACACGATTTGACAATCATCCTTCACAAAGGCTTGAATCTTTCAATCAGACTGGTCCATATAATGATCCACCTGGTAGTGCTTTTAATGCCCCATCCCAGGGACTACAATTCCAAAGACATGAACAAATGTTTGATTCACCTCAAGGACCAAATTTTAATGGACCACATGGCCCTGGAAACCAGAGTTTCTCAACTCCCCTTAACAGAGCTTCTGGACACTATTTTGATGAAAAGAATCTTCAGAGTTCTCAATTCGGAAACTTTGGCAATTTACCTGCACCATTATCAGTAGGAAATATTCAGGCATCTCAACAG GTTATGACTGGTGTTGCTCAGCCAGTAGCATTTGGCCAAGGACAACAATTTTTACCAGTTCATCCACAAAATCCTGGAGCATTTGTTCAGAATCCTTCAG GCGCTCTTCCTAAGGCATATCCTGATAATCATCTCAGTCAGGTGGATgttaatgaattattttcaaaactgcTAAAAACAGGAATTCTCAAATTGTCCCAGCCTGATTCAGCTACAACAC AAGTAAACGAAGTTGTTGCTCAGCCTCCccctgaagaagaagaagatcaaAATGAAGATCAAGATGTTCCAGATCTCACTAATTTTACAATTGAAGAATTGAAACA aCGTTATGACAGTGTTATAAACCGACTGTACACTGGTATTCAGTGTTACTCTTGTGGAATGAGGTTTACAACATCACAGACAGATGTATATGCAGATCACTTGGACTGGCACTATCGGCAAAATAGAACTGAGAAGGATGTTAGTAGAAAAGTCACTCATAGACGTTGGTACTACAGTTTAACG GACTGGATAGAATTTGAGGAAATAGCTGATCTGGAAGAACGTGCAAAGAGCCAGTTTTTTGAAAAGGTGCATGAAGAAGTTGTGCTCAAAACTCAGGAGGCTGCTAAAGAAAAGGAATTTCAAAGTGTACCTGCTGGACCAGCTGGAGCAGTTGAG AGTTGTGAAATCTGTCAAGAACAGTTTGAACAATACTgggatgaagaagaggaggaatggCACTTAAAAAATGCTATCAGAGTAGATGGAAAG atatatCATCCATCATGTTATGAAGATTATCAAAAT ACATCTTCATTTGATTGTACACCGTCTCCCAGCAAGACACCAGTTGAAAACCCTTTGAACATTATGTTGAACATTGTAAAAAATGAATTGCAAGAACCTTGTGAAAGTCCCAAAGTTAAGGAAGAGCGAATTGATACTCCACCAGCTTGTACAGAGGAGAGCATAGCAACACCTactgaaattaaaacagaaaatgatacAGTCGAGTCagtttaa
- the Pcf11 gene encoding pre-mRNA cleavage complex 2 protein Pcf11 isoform X1 yields MSEQTPAEAGAAGAREDACRDYQSSLEDLTFNSKPHINMLTILAEENLPFAKEIVSLIEAQTAKAPSSEKLPVMYLMDSIVKNVGREYLTAFTKNLVATFICVFEKVDENTRKSLFKLRSTWDEIFPLKKLYALDVRVNSLDPAWPIKPLPPNVNTSSIHVNPKFLNKSPEEPSTPGTVVSSPSISTPPIVPDIQKNLTQEQLIRQQLLAKQKQLLELQQKKLELELEQAKAQLAVSLSVQQETSNLGPGSAPSKLHVSQIPPMAVKAPHQVPVQPEKNRPCPSLQIQDLKGTNRDPRLNRMSQHSSHGKDQSHRKEFLMNTLNQSDIKTSKTVPSEKLNSSKQEKSKSGEKITKKELDQLDSKSKSKSKSPSPLKNKLSHTKDLKNQESESVRLSDMNKRDPRLKKHLQDKTDGKDDDVKEKRKTVEKKDKDEHMKSSEHRLIGSRNKIINGIVQKQDTITEELEKQGIKPGRSSNRKRSRSRSPKSRSPIIHSPKRRDRRSPKRRQRSMSPTSTPKAGKIRQSGIKQSHMEEFTPPSREERNAKRSTKQDVRDPRRMKKTEEERPQETANQHSTKSGSEPKENIENWQSSKSAKRWKSGWEENKSLQQGDEHSKSPHLRHRESWSSTKGILSPRAPKQQHRLSVDANLQIPKELTLASKRELLQKTSERLASGEITQDEFLVVVHQIRQLFQYQEGKHRCSVRDSPTEENKGGLKKKPLLSDAELTYYEHKAKLKRTQVQHSFPRLDLLDPDIFDYPLTDALLSGIECEPSKSKHASRNSGAQFDRKEQFSERARRLSPISGSRTYAENLSPHEGRRRHDEQVSAKGVREEQRSPFNDRFPLKRPRYEDSDKPFVDSPASRFVGLDTNQRLTALAEDRPLFDGPSRPSVTRDGPTKMIFEGPNKLSPRIDGPPTPGSLRFDGSPGQMGGGGPLRFEGPQGQLGGGCPLRFEGPPGPVGTPLRFEGPIGQAGGGGFRFEGSPGLRFEGSAGGLRFEGPGGQPVGGLRFEGHRGQPMGGLRFEGPHGQPVGGLRFDNPRGQPVGGLRFEGGHGPSGAAIRFDGPHGQPGGGIRFEGPLLQQGVGMRFEGPHGQSVAGLRFEGQHNQLGGNLRFEGPHGQPGVGIRFEGPLVQQGGGMRFEGPSVPGGGLRIEGPLGQGGPRFEGHALRFDGQPGQPSLLPRFDGLHGQPGPRFERTPGQPGPQRFDGPPGQQVQPRFDGIPQRFDGPQHQQASRFDIPLGLQGTRFDNHPSQRLESFNQTGPYNDPPGSAFNAPSQGLQFQRHEQMFDSPQGPNFNGPHGPGNQSFSTPLNRASGHYFDEKNLQSSQFGNFGNLPAPLSVGNIQASQQVMTGVAQPVAFGQGQQFLPVHPQNPGAFVQNPSGALPKAYPDNHLSQVDVNELFSKLLKTGILKLSQPDSATTQVNEVVAQPPPEEEEDQNEDQDVPDLTNFTIEELKQRYDSVINRLYTGIQCYSCGMRFTTSQTDVYADHLDWHYRQNRTEKDVSRKVTHRRWYYSLTDWIEFEEIADLEERAKSQFFEKVHEEVVLKTQEAAKEKEFQSVPAGPAGAVESCEICQEQFEQYWDEEEEEWHLKNAIRVDGKIYHPSCYEDYQNTSSFDCTPSPSKTPVENPLNIMLNIVKNELQEPCESPKVKEERIDTPPACTEESIATPTEIKTENDTVESV; encoded by the exons ATCGCTCGAAGACCTGACCTTCAATAGCAAACCGCACATCAATATGCTGACCATTCTAGCCGAGGAGAACCTGCCCTTCGCCAAGGAGATCGTCTCTCTCATCGAGGCCCAAACCGCCAAG GCTCCTTCCTCAGAGAAGCTTCCTGTTATGTACCTTATGGATTCTATCGTGAAAAACGTTGGAAGAGAGTATCTCACTGCCTTTACTAAAAATCTAGTTGCaacatttatttgtgtgtttgaaAAG GTGGatgaaaatactagaaaaagtttatttaagttaCGTTCCACATGGGATGAAATATTCCCTTTGAAGAAACTTTATGCCCTGGATGTCAGAGTCAATTCATTAGATCCTGCTTGGCCTATTAAACCTCTACCCCCTAATGTGAATACATCTAGCATCCATGTGAatcccaaatttttaaataaatcg cctGAGGAGCCTTCAACACCTGGCACAGTGGTCAGTTCCCCCAGCATCTCCACTCCTCCGATTGTTCCTGATATACAAAAGAATCTTACTCAAGAACAACTAATAAGGCAGCAGTtactggcaaagcaaaaacagtTGTTAGAACTTCAGCAGAAAAAGCTGGAGCTTGAGTTAGAGCAAGCTAAGGCACAACTG gcAGTTTCTCTTAGTGTTCAGCAGGAGACATCCAACTTGGGTCCTGGATCAGCACCATCCAAGTTACATGTTTCACAGATTCCCCCTATGGCAGTTAAAGCCCCCCATCAGGTTCCTGTGCAACCTGAGAAAAACCGTCCATGTCCATCCTTACAAATTCAGGATTTGAAAGGAACAAACCGGGATCCTCGTCTTAACAGGATGAGCCAACATTCTTCTCATGGAAAAGATCAGAGTCACAGGAAGGAATTCCTAATGAACACATTGAACCAGTCTGATATTAAGACAAGTAAAACTGTACCCTCTGAAAAACTAAATTCATCCaaacaagaaaaaagtaaatcaggtgaaaaaataaCCAAGAAAGAACTTGACCAATTAgattctaaatctaaatctaaatctaaatcacCATCACCtctgaaaaacaaattatctCACACGAAAGACTTGAAAAATCAAGAATCTGAAAGTGTGAGATTGTCAGATATGAACAAGAGAGatccaagattaaaaaaacatCTTCAAGATAAGACTGATGGCAAAGATGATGAtgtgaaagagaagagaaaaacagtagaaaaaaaggataaagatgaGCACATGAAATCATCTGAACACAGACTGATTggaagtagaaataaaatcataaatggcATTGTACAGAAACAGGATACAATAACAGAAGAATTGGAAAAACAGGGGATAAAACCAGGGAGATCGAGTAATAGAAAGCGTTCACGATCAAGATCACCCAAGTCTCGGTCACCAATTATACATTCCCCAAAGAGAAGAGATAGGCGGTCACCCAAACGAAGGCAGAGAAGTATGTCTCCAACTTCAACACCTAAAGCTGGTAAGATTCGTCAATCTGGAATTAAGCAGTCACATATGGAAGAATTTACACCACCTTCCAGGGAAGAAAGAAATGCTAAGAGAAGTACTAAACAGGATGTTCGAGATCCAAGGCGAATGAAAAAGACTGAAGAGGAACGACCACAAGAAACTGCAAATCAACATTCTACAAAGTCAGGCTCTGAGCCAAAGGAGAATATAGAAAATTGGCAAAGTTCTAAGTCTGCCAAAAGATGGAAATCTGgttgggaagaaaataaaag TTTACAACAGGGTGATGAACATAGTAAATCTCCTCATCTAAGGCATAGGGAGAGCTGGTCAAGCACTAAAGGAATCTTGTCACCTCGAGCCCCAAAGCAGCAGCATCGATTAAGTGTAGATGCCAATCTTCAGATTCCTAAAGAGTTAACTCTTGCAAGCAAAAGAGAATTGCTTCAAAAG ACGAGTGAACGTTTAGCATCTGGTGAAATTACACAGGATGAGTTCCTTGTTGTTGTGCATCAAATTCGACAGCTTTTTCAGTATCAAGAAGGTAAACATAGATGCAGTGTACGGGATAGTcctacagaagaaaataaaggtggattaaaaaagaaacctCTCTTATCTGATGCTGAATTAACCTACTATGAACataaagcaaaactgaaaaggACACAGGTTCAGCATTCATTTCCAAGACTTGATCTCTTAGATCCTGATATTTTTGACTACCCTTTGACTGATGCCTTGTTGTCTGGAATAGAATGTGAGCCATCCAAAAGTAAACATGCAAGTAGGAATAGTGGAGCACAGTTTGACAGAAAAGAACAATTTAGTGAAAGAGCAAGACGTCTTTCTCCTATATCTGGGAGTCGTACTTATGCTGAGAATCTTTCACCCCATGAGGGCCGGAGAAGACATGACGAGCAAGTCTCTGCTAAAG gtgtgcGAGAAGAGCAGAGATCGCCATTCAATGATCGTTTTCCACTTAAGCGACCTAGATATGAAGATTCAGATAAACCATTTGTAGATAGCCCAGCATCAAGATTTGTTGGCCTTGATACAAATCAGCGGCTTACTGCTTTAGCTGAAGACAGACCATTATTTGATGGACCTAGTAGGCCATCAGTAACAAGAGATGGCCCAACCAAGATGATTTTTGAAGGACCTAATAAATTAAGCCCTAGAATTGATGGACCTCCTACACCAGGTTCTCTTCGGTTTGATGGGTCACCAGGACAAATGGGGGGAGGAGGCCCTTTGAGATTTGAAGGACCACAAGGTCAGTTAGGAGGTGGGTGTCCTTTGAGATTTGAAGGTCCTCCAGGACCAGTAGGGACACCTCTGAGGTTTGAGGGGCCAATTGGTCAAGCAGGAGGAGGTGGTTTTCGGTTTGAGGGTTCCCCCGGTCTAAGGTTTGAGGGATCTGCAGGTGGTTTGCGATTTGAAGGACCAGGGGGTCAGCCTGTGGGTGGTCTCAGATTTGAAGGACATCGTGGTCAACCTATGGGTGGTCTTAGGTTTGAGGGACCTCATGGTCAGCCTGTGGGTGGTCTTAGATTTGATAATCCCCGTGGTCAACCTGTAGGTGGACTTAGATTTGAGGGGGGTCATGGTCCATCAGGAGCTGCCATTAGATTTGATGGACCTCATGGTCAGCCAGGAGGTGGGATCAGATTTGAGGGGCCTTTGCTACAGCAAGGAGTTGGAATGAGGTTTGAGGGCCCCCATGGTCAGTCAGTAGCTGGTCTGAGATTTGAAGGACAACATAATCAACTTGGTGGAAACCTCAGATTTGAGGGTCCACATGGTCAACCAGGGGTTGGGATCAGGTTTGAAGGACCTTTAGTCCAGCAAGGTGGTGGAATGAGGTTTGAGGGTCCTTCGGTACCAGGAGGTGGCTTGAGAATTGAAGGGCCTCTGGGTCAAGGTGGTCCAAGATTTGAAGGTCATGCTTTAAGGTTTGATGGTCAGCCAGGTCAGCCATCACTCTTGCCAAGATTTGATGGATTGCATGGTCAGCCAGGTCCTAGATTTGAAAGAACTCCTGGTCAGCCAGGCCCACAGAGGTTTGATGGACCACCTGGACAGCAGGTTCAACCAAGATTTGATGGTATACCTCAAAGATTTGATGGTCCACAACACCAGCAAGCATCAAGGTTTGATATTCCTCTCGGTCTACAAGGCACACGATTTGACAATCATCCTTCACAAAGGCTTGAATCTTTCAATCAGACTGGTCCATATAATGATCCACCTGGTAGTGCTTTTAATGCCCCATCCCAGGGACTACAATTCCAAAGACATGAACAAATGTTTGATTCACCTCAAGGACCAAATTTTAATGGACCACATGGCCCTGGAAACCAGAGTTTCTCAACTCCCCTTAACAGAGCTTCTGGACACTATTTTGATGAAAAGAATCTTCAGAGTTCTCAATTCGGAAACTTTGGCAATTTACCTGCACCATTATCAGTAGGAAATATTCAGGCATCTCAACAG GTTATGACTGGTGTTGCTCAGCCAGTAGCATTTGGCCAAGGACAACAATTTTTACCAGTTCATCCACAAAATCCTGGAGCATTTGTTCAGAATCCTTCAG GCGCTCTTCCTAAGGCATATCCTGATAATCATCTCAGTCAGGTGGATgttaatgaattattttcaaaactgcTAAAAACAGGAATTCTCAAATTGTCCCAGCCTGATTCAGCTACAACAC AAGTAAACGAAGTTGTTGCTCAGCCTCCccctgaagaagaagaagatcaaAATGAAGATCAAGATGTTCCAGATCTCACTAATTTTACAATTGAAGAATTGAAACA aCGTTATGACAGTGTTATAAACCGACTGTACACTGGTATTCAGTGTTACTCTTGTGGAATGAGGTTTACAACATCACAGACAGATGTATATGCAGATCACTTGGACTGGCACTATCGGCAAAATAGAACTGAGAAGGATGTTAGTAGAAAAGTCACTCATAGACGTTGGTACTACAGTTTAACG GACTGGATAGAATTTGAGGAAATAGCTGATCTGGAAGAACGTGCAAAGAGCCAGTTTTTTGAAAAGGTGCATGAAGAAGTTGTGCTCAAAACTCAGGAGGCTGCTAAAGAAAAGGAATTTCAAAGTGTACCTGCTGGACCAGCTGGAGCAGTTGAG AGTTGTGAAATCTGTCAAGAACAGTTTGAACAATACTgggatgaagaagaggaggaatggCACTTAAAAAATGCTATCAGAGTAGATGGAAAG atatatCATCCATCATGTTATGAAGATTATCAAAAT ACATCTTCATTTGATTGTACACCGTCTCCCAGCAAGACACCAGTTGAAAACCCTTTGAACATTATGTTGAACATTGTAAAAAATGAATTGCAAGAACCTTGTGAAAGTCCCAAAGTTAAGGAAGAGCGAATTGATACTCCACCAGCTTGTACAGAGGAGAGCATAGCAACACCTactgaaattaaaacagaaaatgatacAGTCGAGTCagtttaa